The genomic region AAAACGGGTTAAATACTACCCCATATAGATAGACGAGACAAAAGTTTGTCATTCCTTAGGGCATTCTGCTTTTTGTCTCATCGATCTTGCCTGACCCGTTTTATTGTTTAAGACGAATATGTcagtcttaaacaaaaatttgtgATATAGATACGGAGTATCATGTAGTGTGAATCCTAATTCACAACCACATACTTCACATATCAAACCGAAAAGTCCACCCTTTGTATATCTCACAAGCTGTCAAGCTTTCTCAACTCAAATAAATGCAGTCATGTTCTTCGTTTACACGCTCATTATATAACCCCTTTCCCACTGTAATCATTCTCTAAACATGATTTAATAATTTAAACTTCTCCATCCAATCAAAAATCACGCTTATATAAACTAGTGATAACACATGATATGTTCATATAAATCATATCCCATAACTTTTGGGAGACTACTTGCTATTATGGCACTATTTTAGTCTACATTACCTTAGCTGTCTATGTCCCACATCTGTCCAACACTCTTAAGTTATAAAAACCCACAGCACATCTTTCACATATCTCCTAATTACCACCTAAAGGCTAAAACTAACACAACCCATTTTACTACTCCATGGGTTCCTTAGAACTACAACATGCCCAACCCAATAACCGAACCAACGGACTCGACCCGGAGAAGTCTAATCCAGACATCGACGATGACGAAATATCCCCAATAGAGGAAGTCCGGCTAACCGTGACCAACACAGATGATCCGTCTCTACCAATATGGACGTTTCGGATGTGGTTCATGGGTTTACTATCATGTGGGCTCCTCTCATTTCTTAACCAGTTTTTCTCCTACAGAACTGAGCCTCTCATTATAACCCAAATCACAGTGCAAGTAGCCACACTACCTATTGGTCATTTTCTTGCTGCTGTTCTTCCCCGGACCCAGTTCCGAATCCCAGGGTGTGGGTCTCGGACTTTCTCGCTTAACCCGGGTCCATTCAATGTTAAGGAGCATGTCTTGATATCTATATTTGCTAATGCTGGGAGTGCTTTTGGAAATGGGTCGGCTTATGCTGTTGGTATAGTTAATATTATTAAGGCTTTCTATAAACGGAAAATCTCATTCTTGGCTGGCTGGATCCTCATCGTCACCACTCAGGTATAATATACAACGACCTCATTTCATGTTACGTTGCTAATTTTGTAGTATGTTATACATACAACGATCTCATTTCATGTTACGTTTCTAATTTTGTAGAATGTTATACACACAGTATTACAGTCTTACCCAAGACTAACTGAAATAATGTATTATGCTCAATTTTGACTAATATCACAAAAAAATCAAGCTATAAAAGTTATGAAAGCTTTCCATTAGTAAAATTCAAGCAGCATGATGATTGGCACACCAACTTAGAAAGTCATTTACCAAATGATTTGGTAATTCAGTGTGTGCATAAACTTAAAGTTAGGTTACATGAACATGACTTTTTAAGCGTGGGTCATAACAATCAGCTCCATAAAATAATACTACTAGATACTTCAACTACAAAAGTGTAAGCAAATTTGTATTTAATAGACATAAAGAATATCACATAGTGCAAAGATTGATTTTTTAATTCCAGGAAACAGGTTTGAAAAGACTGAACTTGTCCTGTTCAATATTCACTCAAAATTAAAGCAGTccaatagtaaaaaaaaaaatagtaatatACTAATATGCCCAATCAATGAATCAAATTTCTTAACAAAAAGATTGAAAATTATATTAAAAACGGAATATTTTATATTGATTGCATATTTAAGTATACATCAGTATTCAGTATAAGATATTaggttgtcaaaaaaaaaatgctATTCTCCTTTTGAGTCCATTATATgctactccctccaattcgttatattgttcccatttgcttttggcacgatacttaagaaatactattaaaaatgaataaaggacattAGTGGGGTTGATGTTAGGAGAGATAGATGAATTaataggagttaaataatgagttgtggggccaaaacattaagaaaagtaataaaataggagtaaaaaagttgtgtggggtttgattataggagagagaaatgaataaaataagagaaaaaagtTAAAAAAAGGAAAAGCATTAACATTTCAATAATCCGTTTTTTAAAtagggaacattatagcgaattggagggagtataagacgATTTTATAGGAAGATAGTTTATGGACTTTATTCGATGAGAACAAAATATAATGAGATACTTTTAGAAAGGTTGAAGAAAAGGACAATAAATGATAAAGGAGTTTCAACAAGTGGATTAGAATAAATCAAGATAAAAGCATGAATTCTATGCCAATAGTGAATAGCCAAATAAAGTCAGAAAAAAAGGACCATCAAGTTGATGGCTGGCTGGTCAATGCTCAAACCTCCGTTTACTTGGACTACCGCTTTTTCAGTTAGCACGGGGAAGGATTAAGCAATAAACAAAAGACCACTAGATGGTTGTTATACTTGAGATAATCTACTTGGTAACCTTCCAATTTATCAAAATTTTCGGCTAAACTACGAAATTGAAATAATAAGTAGTGTGTAACCTACTCTGTAACCTTACAATTTATCAAAATTTGCGGCTAAACTACCAAATTGAAATAGAAAGTAAAAAGTTAAGATAAGTGGCAATTTGgagaaaaaagaaggaaaaaaaacagTATGAAAAGACACGTAATTGTATGCATGCCATGCATGAGATAGGGAAAGCTCATCTTACAAGAGTAGGACACGAATGTAACTTCAACAAAAGaatggtaaaaaaaagagtaaatttGAATTCAAATAAAGAAAATTGCACGTGTCTCGATCTTGAGTCTCCTTCTATCATCTTgggcaataggtcttggtatagacgggtggggcgaagaGACGGGTAAAAACCTCTAATAAAATgagtaggggggacaaggtgggacacccccatgtgcttcccattttatggcaaatgggtattttgtgagggaaaatgatatccgtctataagtatagacggatagtgttcgtctataatgagaatttgtgcatcTTGGGTTATTCCTATTACGTAAATGACGCTGAATTCATGTACTTTTTTTTCTAAATAATTATATTCAATGTATATTTTCTCATTAGAAACAATCAAACAATGTTATTGCGGGAACACTCTTGCTAATTATGATGAGGTGAATCGTGTTTCAGGTTTTGGGGTATGGTTGGGCAGGGCTGATGAGGAAATTTGTAGTAGAGCCGTCTCATATGTGGTGGCCTAGCACTCTCGTACAAGTATCACTCTTCAGGCAAGTCAACTAAACAAATACATTCTACTTCCGTGCGTATTTTTATTAATCGATAATTAATAAAAATCTGATGCAAATAATTGTGTTTAGCGTTAACGTAAGGAAAATGTTGAAAAAGATAGAAAGCATATCAGTCAATTAATATTTGGCGAACGACATAACTGAATACTATACGGTGATTGAGATATCAACTAAACAAAGCTCAAATTGGCCTTGATACATACGTAAATGCCGTGTTTGAGGTCGCCAATATGACACCAAACACGTAAAGGACAGCTTATATTATTTGAGACACGGCTTAAACAATGAAACCAAGAAACAATGATATCGTAAGGGAAACTATCTCAATTTTGTCCAGCATTGAAACCCCCTTAAAAAAAATGCAAGCAGCAAACCATTACCTAATTCGATAAGTAAGTGCCATGATAGAATATTGCTCAAACCGAATTCTGATTTGCGATTCGCTAGGGGACTGAGCGAATGCGTTAACCCAGACACAGACAATTAATGAACACATGGTTGCAGCTATAACaatgattatataaataaaaatgacGAGTCAAATCACCTTCAATGGCTGAAGCTGCATATGCAAGACATCCTGATTGAGGGCAGCATAGAATGTAATCTTGATTCTTGTAGCGCGTTTGTTGAAGGTTCTCTGTGATCTGGAGCATCAGGCAAATTCCACTCtgcaaaataaaaataattatataaaaacgAATAATTCTGAAGGATCAGAACAACAAGCAAGATTAATCGAAATGCAGACAGCATAAACATTTGATTAAGTGCAAAGCAGCAGAAAGCATACTAGCATCTTCTTCTCCCACTAACAATATTATTTAGCTTTGTTACTCTTACCTTTGTTCCTTTTATTTTACGCCTTTACATCTCGTCTTATCGGAGGAGAATGGAGGGATATCCATTTTTCATCCCCTCCAAATTCCTCTACCTTCCAACTTCCTACCCAAACAATGAAAACTATCTCCCTCCAAATTCCGCTATCCAAACTAGGCCAAAATGTCAGGAGGAGTCGGAGCCCCTTCCGACAATACTATAATCCGTCACTGAGGCCACTATTAGAGATAGACTTGTAACAGAAACAAAGTATGCTGCTCTTATAGTCATTCTTATCTTCTTCTCCGACAATCTTTATCCTACGTCAAAACCAATTTCAATAACAACTCCATTGAAATGAAGCAAAATTAAGAGCATGTTGCTTATGTTGACTTATATCCTTTAGTTATTCAGTTTACTAAAGCTCATTTATCGAACGGAATACAAATTAATACATTTCAGTTTTATCATGTTCAAAAAATACGCCGAGTACATAATTAGGCggaaacagcaacaacaacaacaacatcagagccttaattccaaaatgatttggggtcggctgacatgaatcatcctttagaaccgtccattgGTGATCGCACACATCAAAATGCGAAAATATAGAAAaggaaaagtgaaaaacaaaaggggagtggAGCATAATTTAAAAGCCAAGGTAAACTTATaagttttaaaatcgaagtctggatttcttttataaaaacttagaatttaaatcgaaaataaagattaaaacgattttgaaaaccgaagtaaaacttaagggtccggaataccttaaaagtgaaTCAAGTATTGATATATAAGAAAGTTGTTGGTAAAAACGTGTAATAAATccgaaaaaaacaaataaatttttttaaaaattaaataaaaacactaaatatgtttTCAAAGAGGCTAAAAGGTAGACAAAAGAAACTATTCAGAAAAATTCTAATTTATTCTATAAGAAAATTTGTTCAAGCCCACAAAGGTATTCTTCTTATGTGTCCTGAAATATGAAAATTGCACAGCAGAAACGTATACACCTTCCTATTAGTTGTTTGAATCCAATCCTATGACTCGCCCTTAGAATTCGGGCCAAAAAAGAGGTAGACGGAAGAAACATCAGCAAGCTTAAAATCTGTTCAGTTACCTCTTAATTAACATAACATCAGATTTCCTAAGAAACTATCAGCTAGTCTAATTGCTAGGACTTGAGAAAAGTCAACCCACTCCTCTCTCTCCCCCCACCCCTCCCCTCTTTTATTATGCCTGTATTTCTTTGAGTTCATGCTAGTTTCTATTAGACAGTATATTTCAGTTATCGTGTGTGCCTGTCAACGTGTGTCCTGTGATAATATGCGTGAATGTACATCTCTCCTAAAAGTCGTTAGTTTAATGCAGGGCCTTGCACGAGAAGGATGACGCGTCTGAGAGGCGCATATCAAGGGCAAAGTTCTTCCTAATAGTACTTATATGCAGCTTTGGGTGGTATGCGGTTCCAGGATACCTGTTCACAACCCTTGGCACCATATCATGGGTCTGCTGGGTATTTTCGAAATCAGTTACAGCGCAACAACTAGGCTCAGGCATGAGAGGCCTTGGCCTAGGAGCCATAACACTAGACTGGTCCGTAGTAGCATCCTTTTTATATAGCCCTCTCGTAAGCCCATTCTTTGCTATTGCAAATATATGCGTAGGCTATGTTTTGATTGTTTACATGTTCATCCCCGTAGCATACTGGGGACTAAACTTGTACAATGCCAAAACATTTCCAATTTTCTCCTCACACTTATTCACGGCCCAAGGACAACACTACAACATTACTGGCATAGTTAATAATCATTTCGAGTTAGATCAAACAGAGTACGCGAAGCAAGGGCAAATACACATGAGCATGTTTTTTGCTCTGACTTATGGCTTTGGATTTGCTACCATAGCATCCACTCTTACGCATGTGGGCTTATTCTATGGAAGGTAATCTTACATTCTTACTACTTAGTAACTACGGAGTACAATTAATTTAGGCTTGTTTCGCAGTTATTGCATCTTAAGAGTATAATTAGTACAAAAATATAGTTTGCGGAACATTGCATGCCCATCCTAACGCCTAGAACAAATTTTCAACAAACAGAGAGATCTACCAAAGATTCCAGGCATCATACAAAGGGAAGGAGGATATTCACAGCAAGCTCATGAAAAACTATGAAGATATACCATCATGGTGGTTTTACCTACTTCTGGCAGTGACAGTAACAATTTCCTTTTTGCTCGCCATCTTCATGAAAGATGAAGTGCAAATTCCTTGGTGGGCGCTGTTATTTGCTTGTGCCATGGCGTTCGTTTTCACTCTTCCAATCAGCATCATAACTGCCACAACAAACCAGGTAACAGACTCAAAAATATTGAAAACAGTCTTTCGTTGTAACAGACTACCAGCGTCTTTCACTCATCTTATATACGGAGTACTTCATTTGCAGACACCAGGGTTGAATATCATAACCGAGTATGTCATGGGGATTATACTACCAGGAAGGCCTATAGCCAATGTTTGTTTCAAAGTGTATGGTTATATGAGCATGGCACAAGCTGTTTCTTTCCTCAGTGATTTCAAGCTAGGGCACTACATGAAGATTCCACCACGCTCAATGTTTTTGGTCCAGGTATGACATACATTTAACTCATTTAAGTATTTTAAACATTGTTAACTAACTAAAACCATCACAAGTATAAACTGCAAAAACAGGCATCACACACCTGGACAAGTGAAGGGATAATAGTAATTAGATTAGATTATAGAAAGAATTAACCAGTGACTCCAGCTTCATTTTACTTTCAGAAGACAATG from Silene latifolia isolate original U9 population chromosome 3, ASM4854445v1, whole genome shotgun sequence harbors:
- the LOC141648194 gene encoding oligopeptide transporter 4-like, encoding MGSLELQHAQPNNRTNGLDPEKSNPDIDDDEISPIEEVRLTVTNTDDPSLPIWTFRMWFMGLLSCGLLSFLNQFFSYRTEPLIITQITVQVATLPIGHFLAAVLPRTQFRIPGCGSRTFSLNPGPFNVKEHVLISIFANAGSAFGNGSAYAVGIVNIIKAFYKRKISFLAGWILIVTTQVLGYGWAGLMRKFVVEPSHMWWPSTLVQVSLFRALHEKDDASERRISRAKFFLIVLICSFGWYAVPGYLFTTLGTISWVCWVFSKSVTAQQLGSGMRGLGLGAITLDWSVVASFLYSPLVSPFFAIANICVGYVLIVYMFIPVAYWGLNLYNAKTFPIFSSHLFTAQGQHYNITGIVNNHFELDQTEYAKQGQIHMSMFFALTYGFGFATIASTLTHVGLFYGREIYQRFQASYKGKEDIHSKLMKNYEDIPSWWFYLLLAVTVTISFLLAIFMKDEVQIPWWALLFACAMAFVFTLPISIITATTNQTPGLNIITEYVMGIILPGRPIANVCFKVYGYMSMAQAVSFLSDFKLGHYMKIPPRSMFLVQFIGTILAGTINIAVAWWLLESIHNICDDTLLPANSPWTCPGDRVFFDASVIWGLVGPTRIFGKLGTYKAMNWFFLGGAIGPLLVWFAHKTFPKKTWIPLINLPVLLGATAYMPPATPLNYNAWILVGTIFNFFVFRYRKQWWQRYNYILSAALDAGVAFMAVLLYFSLGVENKSLTWWGTGGEHCDLASCPTARGIMVDGCPVH